The Oceanidesulfovibrio indonesiensis region AAGCGCTCCGAACACATGCCCGGCTGCTCGAGGTGCGAGCTCCGCAGGGCATGCCCCAAGTGCCGGTGCCAGGGAAGGAGGACGAACCGGTCTATCCGGAAGATGCACTGGCGGGTCTGCCTTCCATGCTGCGCGAGAACGGCCGGTTGGCCATTGCCGCGTGGGCGCACCTGGCAACGTCGCATGGCTGGAGTTTCGATGTCGAACTCGTGCGGCAGACGCTGGGGCGCATGGTGCTGCCCGGGCGGTTTCAACATGTGTACGACGCCGGCGGCTGGCTTTTGCTGGACGCGGCGCACAATCCGCAAGCTATGGAGGCCCTGGCCCAGAGCATGGCCGAACGGGATATCGAGCCGCGCGCTGTGGTATTCACCTGTCTGGCGGATAAGGACCTTGCGGCCATGGCCGGAACGCTGGCCGCTTCCATCGATGCCCCCGTCCACGTGCCGGAATTGCCGGGTGTAGAACGGGCGCTGCCGGCAACGGACGTTTGTCGAGTGTTGCGGGAAACAGGCATGAAGGCCGAGGCGCACACGGACACCGCCGCTGCGCTTGGTGCTGCAGTCCGCGAAGATGGATACCATGGCGGCGACGCGGGGCGGCCGGTATTGATCTGCGGCTCCTTGTATTTGCTCGCGGCGTTCTTTACACTGCGCCCCAATTTGTTGGGATCCGTAAACTGCGGGGAATAATGAGCGATACCTCGAAATTCTACCGACTGCTGCCCTCTGTGGACGGAGTGCTCGACCGCCTGGCCGAAGAGCCGGACCTCGCGGCGCGGCCCAGACCGTTCCTGAAAGACCTGGTGACCGAAACGCTGGACGAGGTGCGCAAATTGATCCGCGAAGGACGCGTGACTGAGGAAGACCTCGATGCAGCGGTGCTTTTGTCCAATATTATAGACACGGTTCGCAGGCGGTCCCGGCCGCATTTCCGCCGTGTGGTCAATGCCACGGGCGTGGTTCTCCACACCAACCTCGGCCGCTCTCTTCTTGCCGACGGCGCCGTGCAGGCCGTTTCCGAGGCCTGCGCGCGCTACTCCAACCTGGAGTTCGATCTTGAAACCGGCAAGCGCGGCAGTCGCTACAGCCATGTGGAGGATATCCTCAAGCGTGTGACCGGCGCTGAGGCAGGGCTGGTGGTGAACAACAACGCCGCCGCCGTGCTGCTCGTGCTGGATACGCTGTGCAAAGGCGGGGAGGTCATCGTCTCCCGCGGCGAGCTTGTGGAGATCGGCGGCAGCTTCCGCATTCCGGAGGTCATGGAGAAGTCCGGCGCCTTCCTGCGCGAAGTGGGCGCCACCAACCGCACCCACCTGCATGACTACGAGAACGCCATCACGGAGGAGACCACGGCGCTGCTCAAGGTCCACGCCTCCAACTACCGCATCATCGGCTTCACCAAGGAAGTCTCCATCCCGGAGTTGCGCACCATCGCCCAGCCGCGGGGGCTGCCGGTCATCGAGGATCTGGGCAGCGGCACTCTCTTCGACTTCGCGCCGTTCGCCTTTGGCTACGAGCCAACGGTGCAGGAAAAAGTGGCCCAGGGCGCGGACGTCATCACGTTCAGCGGAGACAAGGTCCTGGGCGGGCCGCAGGCCGGCATCATAGTGGGCCGCGCAGAGTTCGTGGAGCGCATCAAGAAGAATCCGTTGAACCGCGCGTTGCGTATAGACAAGATGACCCTGGCCGCGCTGGAGGCTACGCTTCAGCTCTACATGGACCCCGAACTGGCGCGGAAGAAAATCCCGACGCTGGCCATGATGACCGCCGCCTCGGAAGATTTGCGGAAAAAGGCTGATCGCCTTGCGCGGCGGCTGCGACGCACACTCGGCGACAGGGCGACCATTTCGTTGATGCAGGGGGCGTCCCGCGTGGGCGGAGGCTCCTTTCCGGAGCGGGACCTGGAAACCACGCTTGTGCGCGTGGTGCCGGCAAGTGAGCGCACTTCGCTCAAGGCGCTGCGGGACAGATTGCTCCAAGGCGACCCGCCGCTGGTGGGGCGCATCGAGGACGATGCGTTCTGTCTGGATCCGAGAACCCTTGCCGAGGACGAACTCTCCCTGACGGCCGAGTTGTTGGGTTCGGTGTTCGGCGATCCGGAGCAGTGACAGCGGTCCGGTTTAGCCGGCGGCAACTCATGTCACGGTGGACCTTGCTAATCTCGACGATAAGTGACTTCTCTGGTAGGTATGCGCCGACTATGTCATACCTCGCTATACCTGTGAACATTATGTTTCAACGAGTACTCTTCTTCGTTTTCCTGCTGCTTTTGTGCATGCCCGGCGCTGCGCATGCGGATACGATCCGCTTCGGCGTGACTGCGCCTCAGGGCTCGCTGCAAGCCCTGGAGGCGTGGCGGCCGCTTGCACAACACCTGGCCGGGGCGGCAGGTCGCCATGTTTCGTTGGTCCCGCTAGGCACCCAAAATGTTGAGATGACGGCTGAGCGTGAGCGGGTGGACATCGCCCTGGTCGGCGCGCTCCAGGCCGTCTCCCTGGTGGACCGCTGCGCGTACGTGCCTGTTGCATCCCGCGTGGCGGCATCGGGCGATCGGTTCGGGGGCGTCATCGCGGCCTCGTCGGCAAGCGGAATCCGAACGGCGGCGGATCTACGCGGGAAGAAGGTTGCCGCCCTGGGCGCGGAGTCGGCTGGCGCGTTCCTGTTCCAGGTGAACCATCTCATGGATCGCGGCATCGATCCGCGCATGGACTTTGCCGAGTTCAAGCGCTGTTCCGGCCAGGCCGAGTGCGTGCAGCTTGTCAAAAGCGGCAGGTACGACGCCTGCTTCGTGCGCACGGGCGTGCTGGAGGCCCTGGAAGAGCAGGGCGCCCTCTCCATGGAGGAGTTCAATGTAGTTGACGCCCGCGAGGAGCCCGGCTTTGAGTATGCGCACAGCACGGAACTGTATCCGGCGTGGTATCTCGTGGCGTCCAGAAATCTGGACGCAAGCGTGCGGGAGCGAATTCGCCAGGCTGCTTTCGGAATGAGCGCGGACGATCCGGTCGCCGCCTCAACGAAGACGCTCGGTTTCGTCGAACCGCGTGATATCGGCCCTGTTCGCAATGCGCTTCAGCGGGTGTTTGCCGCCGGTTTCGCCGATCTTCCTTGAATGCGTAGCACAATAAACTATTCCAAGGGTATACAACATGTCTGACGCACCGCTGTTTTTCTCCACCACCAGCTGCTGGGAGGCCTACTCCTCCGATGAGCACCGCGCGGCCATGGACGAAATCGCCCGCCGCTATCTGGATTTTCTCACCCGCTGCAAGACCGAACGCGAGGTGGTGGCATACGTGAGCGAAAAGGCGAAGGCCGCCGGCTACTCCGAGGACCCGTCGTCCGGCAGGTTTATGCGCGTGTTCCGCGACAAGACCATCCTGCTGGCCCGAAGGGGCTCCAATGGCCCCGGCCACGGCTTCCGCCTTGTGGGCGCGCACGGGGACTGCCCGCGCATCGATCTCAAACAACGGCCGCTCTATGAGGAAGTGGGCGTGGGCCTGGCCAAAACCCACTATTACGGCGGCATCCGCAAGCACCAGTGGCTCTCCCGGCCGCTGGCCATCCACGGCGTCATCGTGAAGACCGACGGCGAGGTGGTTCGCGTGACCCTGGGCGAGTCCGAGGACGAGCCGTGCTTCGCCATTGCCGATCTTCTGCCCCATCTGGCGCAGAAGCAGTCCGAGCAGAAACTCTCCGAAGCGTTCGATGCGGAAAAGCTTTCGGTCATCATGGGCCACGAGCCGCTGCCGAAACCCGTGAATGGGAACGGCGACATCACAGAAAAAGACAAGGACGCCAAGGACCGCGAAGCCAATCCGGTGAAGGCGCACATCCTGGAGATCCTGCGCGGCAAATACGGTATAGCCGAAGAAGACCTGTACTCGGCCGAGCTCCAGGCAGTACCGGCCGGACCGGCGCGCTTCGTGGGCTTGGACAGCTCTCTGCTGGGCGGCTACGGCCACGACGACCGCATCAACGTGTTCGCCGGCCTGGAAGCCATGCTCTCGCTGGGCGAGGAGCCGGAGCACTGCCAGATCGCCATTTTCTGGGACAAGGAGGAGATCGGCTCGGACGGTTCCACCGGCGCCAAGTCACGGTTCATGGAGTACTGCGTGCAGGAGCTCATCGCAGCATGGGGCCCGGGCGCATCCTTCGGCAGCGTGATGGAGAACACCAAGGCCATTTCGGCCGACACGCACGCCGCCATCGACCCGGATTACCAGGAGTTGCACGAGAAGCTGAACGCCTCGCTCATCGGGCACGGCCCCACGTTCTGCAAGTTCACCGGCCACCGCGGCAAGTACATGGCCAACGACGCCCATCCCGAGTACGTGGCCTGGCTGCGCAGGATGCTCAACGACGCCGGGATCCCCTGGCAGATGGCGGAGCTGGGCAAGGTGGACCAGGGCGGCGGCGGCACCGTGGCCAAGCACCTGGCCGAGTACGGCATGGACATCATCGACATGGGCCCGCCAGTGCTCTCCATGCACGGACCCTTCGAGCTGGCGAGCAAGGCCGATCTGTACGCCACGGTTCTCGCCCTCAAGACCTTTTTCGCGAGCTGAGCATGGCAGGACTATCCGCGCCTCTGGTCATGGGGACTGCCGGGCACATCGACCACGGCAAGACCGCTCTCGTGCGTGTGCTCACCGGTATAGACACGGACCGGCTGCGCGAGGAGAAGAAGCGCGGAATCACCATCGAGCTCGGGTTCGCTCATCTGGATCTCGCGCCGGATCTGCGGGTGAGCGTGGTGGACGTTCCTGGTCACGAGAAGTTCGTCAAAAACATGGTGGCAGGCGCTACCGGCATCGATTTCGTGCTCCTTGTGGTGGCGGCGGATGAAGGCGTCATGCCCCAGACCCGCGAACATCTGGAAATTTGCCAGCTGCTTGGCGTGGGCGCCGGCCTCGTGGCCATCACCAAGGCGGACCTGGTGGACGAGGAACTGCTGGAGCTGGCCATGGACGACGTGCGCGGCGCCCTGGCCGGCACGTTCCTGGAAGAAGCGGTGATGATTCCTGTTTCCTCGCACACCGGGCAGGGCCTGGATGAGTTGCGCGCCGCTGTCGTCGATCTGGTGCGCGGCTACGTGCCGGAACGCCGGTCCGATCTGGCGCGGCTGCCTGTGGATCGCATCTTCACCATGAAAGGCCATGGCACCGTGGTGACCGGCACGCTCGTCTCGGGAGAGCTGATCCTCGGCGACGAGGTACGGCTCTATCCCAAAGACACGCGCAGCAAAATCCGCGGGTTGCAATCGCATGGCCAGACTGTGGAACGCGCCCCGGCAGGGCGGCGCACGGCCGTGAACCTCGGCGGAGTGGAGGTGGAGGACATCGAGCGCGGGCAGGTGGTGGCCCGGCCGGGCACCCTCTTTCCCACCATGGCGTGGGATCTGGAGATTTCTTGTCTGTCATCGTCGCCGCGGCCGCTTAAGCACCGTACAGAGGTGCATTTCCACCACGGTTCGGCCGAGCATATGGCGCGGCTCTATTTTTTCGACCGGGACGTGCTGGAACCCGGAGAAACCGCGCTCTGCCAGGTCCGCTTTCCGGAACCCGCAACCGCTGTCTACGCCGATCGCTTCGTGGTGCGCAGCTTCGCGCCATTGCGCACAGTGGCCGGAGGGCGGGTGGTCAATCCGTTCGGCAGGCGTGTCCGCCGCCGGGCCGAGGATATGGAAGCGGTGCGCCGTCTCGCCGAGTCGAGCAAGGAAGAGCTCGTCGCGGCGCAGTTGGAACGCGCCGGCGAGGCCGGGTTGTCATTTGTCGAGCTCATGGCCGCCACCAACATGGAGTCCAAGAATCTGGACAAGTCTCTCCAATCGCTCTCCGGCAAGCGCCTCGCCCTGCTTTTCGACAAAGAGGAGCGTCGCTATGCCGCTCAGGCTGTGGTCGAAGAACTGTGGAACAAGGCAGCGGCGTTTCTCGCCGCGTTCCACGAGCGGGAGCCGGCCGCCGTGGGCGTCTCCCGCGGTGCGCTATCCCAGGCCATGGGGCGCAAGATCCCGGCAAAGCTTTCGCACGTCATCGTGGAGCGCGCGCTGAAGGACGGGCAGGTGGAGCAGGAGCAGGACAGGTTGCGCCTGCCGGGCCATACGGCCACGCTCGGGGCGGATCAGGAAACCATCCGCGCGGCCATGGTGGAGCGCTTTTCCGCCGCCGGGCTCACTCCGCCCAACCTCAAGGACGTGCTGGAAGAGCTCGCGGCGCCTGCAAAGGAGGCCAACACCGTGCTCACCATGCTCACGGAGAGCGGGCAGCTGGTGAAGGTCAAGGAGGATATGTACTTCGACGCCGCAGCCATTGCGGGCCTCGTCGGTTCCGTGCGCGAGTACTTTGCCGGGAACGATGAACTCGGCCCCGCGGAATTCAAGGAACTTACAGGGCTTACGCGCAAGTACCTCATCCCGCTCCTGGAGTATCTGGACCGGGAAAAGATAACGGTGCGGGTGGGCGACAAGCGCCAACTCAGGCGACGCTGAGCAGGCAGCGGCCGAGAAGAAGCCGCTGCAAGGCTGTTCGAATGAGACGGATGCGGGCTGGGTTCGAGAGTGCGGCTAGTTGTGCATGCTTCGCTGGAGCATGGTCTTGAGCTTGTTGAAAGAACGATCCCAGCGGACCACCTCGTTTTTGCGCTTTTTTGCTGCGCTGCGCCGCTCTTTCTCCCACTGAGCCATGGACCGTTCGTGCTGAATTCTGAGTTGTTCGATATCGTGCATGACGCCACCATCCTTTTCGTTGCGGCCGGCTGGCCCGGCTTATTTTTCTGTCGAAAGGGACTACGGTCAAAAACAATTACGAATCTTGTCAAAGGGTATACCCATTCCGCCTGCGCTGAACAAATTGATTATTATAATGGGATGATAGTGGGATAAGTCAGCATCATTCCAGCGCATCGGCAGACCGGGCGTTTCCGCACGATGTGGATGCGTATTCTTTTCAACCTGCTTGGGATCATTTTGCGTGTTCCTGTGATCCATAGGCCATATCTATGGGAGTGCGTCATTCTTTCCGGGTATGGTGGACGATGTAATATGACGCCTGCACTATTGACAATATGTCCGGCGTGCCGCATCGGTTGCATATAATGAAAACGACACGCTTACCGACCATCCAGACCATTCTCTACGCCACCGACCTTTCGGAGAACTCCATCCATGCCTTGAGCTATGCGGTGTCCATTGCGCAGAGCTACAAGGCGAAGCTTTCCGTGCTCTATGTGGTGCCGGACGTGTGGGAGGAGCTCGCCCAGCAGGCCGGGCTCGACCTGCCGGGTTACGACGGCCTCACCGAGTGGCAGGGGTTATCCGACGAACAGCGCCAGGAAGCCGAACAGTCACTGAAGCGGCGCATCACGGAGTTCTGCGAATCCGTAGAGGACTGTCCGGTGGAGCCGTCGGACGTCCTGGTGGAGAGCGGCCGAGCCGCCGCCGTCATCCTCAAAACAATTGATGAAGGCCGGTATTCCATGGCGGTTCTCGGCTCCCGCGGCCAGGACCGCATTACGGACCTGCTTCTGGGCAGTGTGGCCTCGGAGGTGGTGCGCAAGTCCCCCATCCCGGTGCTGCTCGTCCCTTTGGACGAGGACGATTTCTAACGGGCTTGCGGCCCCGCCGACATCGTCTTTGTGTCTCTCCGGCGTCCGGGGATATCGATTCCGGGCGGGCGTTCTAATGCGAAGCCTGCGCGCCGGGTCTTCACGTCATGGACTGCATGGAGGTGAAGAATTTTTCTGCGTCCCAGTCCTCGCCCACCATGGGGCCGATCTCTTCGAAGAAGGCGTCCCAGCCGCTGATCTCCCCGAGCTTTCCGCCGCTTTTGAAGACCTTGAAAATGGTCCCGGCCGGGCATTTGGTGAGGTTGATCATCACGTCCGCGCCGGAGTCCATGTACTCGGTCCAGTGCGCGGACCAGGAGGTCTCGTCGCCCTCGGTCTTCTTGAATTTCTCGAAAAAGGCTTCGAATGTCTGCTGCATTGTCTGCTGGTCCATTGGGAAGCTCCTCGTCGTCTGGTGAGTCGAGATGTTCGAGTATGCACCATACCGAGCGAGGTGGCTGGGAGCAAGGATTGCCGGCACAGACAGAACGGACGGCTGGCTTCTTCCAAAGGGTGGTTGATCCTTGGACTCTAAACGATGGGTCCAGGGAGAGCCAGGCTTCCTGGCAAGTTGTCCCAGGAACAGCGCCTCCTCGGGGCAACAAAGTCAACAGTTGCGCTTCTTCACCGGCCGGTTGGTGAGCCACACGCCCGCCATGACCATGCCGCCGCCGGCGAGCAGAGAGTGGGAGAGCGGTTCGCCCAGGATAAGAAAGCCCAGGACGACGGCGGTGACCGGCACAAGGTTGATGAATACGCCGGCCCGGGATGGGCCCACGGCCTTCACCCCTTCGTAATACCAGGAGAAAGCCATGCCGGTGGCGAACACGCCGAGATAGATGAAGCAGAGCCAGTCCAGCCAGCCCGCGTGAAACGTGACCTGGGGCAGATCGTTGGCCAGCGCCGGAATCAGCAAAAAGAGCGAGCCGAGCACGCACGACCAGGTGACTGAGGTATGTGGGGAGAAGCGCGTCATGGCGCGGCGTCCGGCCAGAGTGTAAACGGACCAGCTGGCCACGCAACCGAAAATGGCGAGATCGCCCCTGGAAAGCCCCTGATCGAATAGTGCAGCGGGGTTGCCGTCGCTCACGATGAGCGCCACGCCAAGAAACGAGAGAAGCACGCCGGCGATCTTGCGCGGCGGAAACGGTTCCTTGAGCACGATGGCCGAGTACACTGACAGCACGGCCGGGATGGCCGCCACGATGAGTGCGGCTCTGCCCGCCGTGGTGGTTTGTAATCCCGTGAAAAAGAAAGCGTTGTAGGCGAAAACACCGGTGAGGCCGAGCAGGGCGAGCTGGAGCCAGTTGGTGCGGTTCAGCCCGGGCAGCCGGCCTTCCACGCGTTTGGTGAGCCAGAGCAGAAAGATGGACGCGATGGCGAAGCGGATGAAGGCAGCGGGAAACGGCGTGATGTGTTGGGCAAGGTAGCGGCCGGCGATCCAGGTGCCGCCCCAGAGCGTTACCGAGCCCACGAGCTTGGCGTAGACGAGAAACGGCGCGGACTCTTCGGTTGCCTGCGTCTCTGGCGAAGCGGCGGTGGTGGCGGGGCGTTGCGGTGTGGACATGATGCGTTTGTGCGGAGTGGTTCCATGGGGGCCGGCGTGCGGCAAGGCACAAAGTTGTACTCCTGGAAAAGCGCCTGTGCAAGGGACCGAATGATCGGGGCGAAAAAGAGAAATGGGCGTGAATTGCCCAATGTCTCAGTTCGCAACGAATGCACGAAGAAACGCAATCTTTTCGGCCCGGGGCAAGCGTTTGATCCGTGCTTCCAGGGTGCATGCGGCGGAGCGGTCCGTGCATGCGGCGCTCGCCGCCAGACGTACCGGCCTGCGGCTGCGGGTGTACCTCGCTCCGCCGGGTAGTGTGCCGTTGTGCTCGGCGATGCGGCGTTCGAGATCTGTGGTCACGCCGCAATACAAGGTGCCGTCGGCGCACATGAGGATGTAGACGCTCCAGGAGGACTCGGACGTGTGGGCCATGATTACGCTACGGCTGTTCATCTTCCTGGTTGGAGGCGGCGGCTTTTTTGAGAGCCCTGGCGTTGACAAGGGTTCCGGCGACGAGGAGGGCCGAGAGGATGAGGAACTCGACGACGCGTGAGTCGAATTCTCCGTGAGCGATGAGCCGGTACAGGGCCAGCCCTATCATGGTGGCGGAAGCTGCGAATCCGAGTCCTATGGTCCACTTCACGAAACGGGGGGGTGAAGACATGGTGTCGATCCTGATGAAGATATTACTGGGAGCAGAAAATTCTTGCATTGTCGCGTCCCAGTTATGAGGACGGCCACGCTCCAGGCGGGGCCACGCGGCGAACGCTGCGGGAGCAAGAAGTATAAAACTTTTTGCTCTTAGTAATAAACCAGTGGTGCGCTGGGCGGTGTGTTCACGCCAGCGGAAACTGCACAACGACCGTGGTACCTTCATCGTCCGACGTTGTCATCTCCGTGCAGCCGCCCATGGCCTCGGTGCACATCTTGGCGGAGTAGGTGCCGAGGCCGGTGCCGGAGGTTTTGCCTGCCGTGGCGTATTTTTCGAAGAACCGGTCCCGCACGGCCTCGGGAACGGGCTGGGCGTTGTGGATCGCTATGGTGCAGATGGTGTCCACCGTGATGCGCACGGTGACCTCGTCGAGGTCGGGCGTGGCTTCCAGGGCGTTTTTCAGCAGGTTTTCCAGGGCTGTGCGCATCAGCAAGGGTTCGCCCATGATGTGGCATTCCGTAATTTCCCTGGGCTGTACATGCATTGCAATGCGCTTCGAGGCATGGAAAGTCAGCAGCGAATCGGCAATGTCGCCCAGGAGCGAAACGACGTCCACGGGCCGGGTCTCGTAGTCGTAAATGCCCTGCTCGATCTTATACAGCACGCTGGAGAGATCGAGCATGGCGAGCATGCGCTGCGCCGTCTCCTGGAGTTCGTGCACCAGATCCTGGTCTTCCTGGAAAGAGTCGCGCCAGGAGAGCATCTTAAGGCCGGCGAGCATGGCGATGACCGGGCTCTTGA contains the following coding sequences:
- a CDS encoding DMT family transporter, encoding MPHAGPHGTTPHKRIMSTPQRPATTAASPETQATEESAPFLVYAKLVGSVTLWGGTWIAGRYLAQHITPFPAAFIRFAIASIFLLWLTKRVEGRLPGLNRTNWLQLALLGLTGVFAYNAFFFTGLQTTTAGRAALIVAAIPAVLSVYSAIVLKEPFPPRKIAGVLLSFLGVALIVSDGNPAALFDQGLSRGDLAIFGCVASWSVYTLAGRRAMTRFSPHTSVTWSCVLGSLFLLIPALANDLPQVTFHAGWLDWLCFIYLGVFATGMAFSWYYEGVKAVGPSRAGVFINLVPVTAVVLGFLILGEPLSHSLLAGGGMVMAGVWLTNRPVKKRNC
- a CDS encoding GIY-YIG nuclease family protein, which encodes MAHTSESSWSVYILMCADGTLYCGVTTDLERRIAEHNGTLPGGARYTRSRRPVRLAASAACTDRSAACTLEARIKRLPRAEKIAFLRAFVAN
- a CDS encoding universal stress protein, with the translated sequence MKTTRLPTIQTILYATDLSENSIHALSYAVSIAQSYKAKLSVLYVVPDVWEELAQQAGLDLPGYDGLTEWQGLSDEQRQEAEQSLKRRITEFCESVEDCPVEPSDVLVESGRAAAVILKTIDEGRYSMAVLGSRGQDRITDLLLGSVASEVVRKSPIPVLLVPLDEDDF
- the selB gene encoding selenocysteine-specific translation elongation factor; the encoded protein is MAGLSAPLVMGTAGHIDHGKTALVRVLTGIDTDRLREEKKRGITIELGFAHLDLAPDLRVSVVDVPGHEKFVKNMVAGATGIDFVLLVVAADEGVMPQTREHLEICQLLGVGAGLVAITKADLVDEELLELAMDDVRGALAGTFLEEAVMIPVSSHTGQGLDELRAAVVDLVRGYVPERRSDLARLPVDRIFTMKGHGTVVTGTLVSGELILGDEVRLYPKDTRSKIRGLQSHGQTVERAPAGRRTAVNLGGVEVEDIERGQVVARPGTLFPTMAWDLEISCLSSSPRPLKHRTEVHFHHGSAEHMARLYFFDRDVLEPGETALCQVRFPEPATAVYADRFVVRSFAPLRTVAGGRVVNPFGRRVRRRAEDMEAVRRLAESSKEELVAAQLERAGEAGLSFVELMAATNMESKNLDKSLQSLSGKRLALLFDKEERRYAAQAVVEELWNKAAAFLAAFHEREPAAVGVSRGALSQAMGRKIPAKLSHVIVERALKDGQVEQEQDRLRLPGHTATLGADQETIRAAMVERFSAAGLTPPNLKDVLEELAAPAKEANTVLTMLTESGQLVKVKEDMYFDAAAIAGLVGSVREYFAGNDELGPAEFKELTGLTRKYLIPLLEYLDREKITVRVGDKRQLRRR
- a CDS encoding aminopeptidase; its protein translation is MSDAPLFFSTTSCWEAYSSDEHRAAMDEIARRYLDFLTRCKTEREVVAYVSEKAKAAGYSEDPSSGRFMRVFRDKTILLARRGSNGPGHGFRLVGAHGDCPRIDLKQRPLYEEVGVGLAKTHYYGGIRKHQWLSRPLAIHGVIVKTDGEVVRVTLGESEDEPCFAIADLLPHLAQKQSEQKLSEAFDAEKLSVIMGHEPLPKPVNGNGDITEKDKDAKDREANPVKAHILEILRGKYGIAEEDLYSAELQAVPAGPARFVGLDSSLLGGYGHDDRINVFAGLEAMLSLGEEPEHCQIAIFWDKEEIGSDGSTGAKSRFMEYCVQELIAAWGPGASFGSVMENTKAISADTHAAIDPDYQELHEKLNASLIGHGPTFCKFTGHRGKYMANDAHPEYVAWLRRMLNDAGIPWQMAELGKVDQGGGGTVAKHLAEYGMDIIDMGPPVLSMHGPFELASKADLYATVLALKTFFAS
- a CDS encoding bifunctional folylpolyglutamate synthase/dihydrofolate synthase, which produces MSDASAYFASAAGFEAYLDRLGLFHMDLTLARIDGSLSRLGLDPPPYPAVQVVGTNGKGTTSALIARLASAHGLRAGLYTSPHFLHPRERIRIIESDLEGQGLAGERSDCISENAWIEAANAVYSAQEAAPLTYFEYLTALAAYAFRAAQVDIAVFEAGLGGRNDATTALRCPTVCFTRMGRDHAHILGNSLEEVVADKAAAMPTHGTALTIRQEESARFILDREALRTHARLLEVRAPQGMPQVPVPGKEDEPVYPEDALAGLPSMLRENGRLAIAAWAHLATSHGWSFDVELVRQTLGRMVLPGRFQHVYDAGGWLLLDAAHNPQAMEALAQSMAERDIEPRAVVFTCLADKDLAAMAGTLAASIDAPVHVPELPGVERALPATDVCRVLRETGMKAEAHTDTAAALGAAVREDGYHGGDAGRPVLICGSLYLLAAFFTLRPNLLGSVNCGE
- the selA gene encoding L-seryl-tRNA(Sec) selenium transferase, whose translation is MSDTSKFYRLLPSVDGVLDRLAEEPDLAARPRPFLKDLVTETLDEVRKLIREGRVTEEDLDAAVLLSNIIDTVRRRSRPHFRRVVNATGVVLHTNLGRSLLADGAVQAVSEACARYSNLEFDLETGKRGSRYSHVEDILKRVTGAEAGLVVNNNAAAVLLVLDTLCKGGEVIVSRGELVEIGGSFRIPEVMEKSGAFLREVGATNRTHLHDYENAITEETTALLKVHASNYRIIGFTKEVSIPELRTIAQPRGLPVIEDLGSGTLFDFAPFAFGYEPTVQEKVAQGADVITFSGDKVLGGPQAGIIVGRAEFVERIKKNPLNRALRIDKMTLAALEATLQLYMDPELARKKIPTLAMMTAASEDLRKKADRLARRLRRTLGDRATISLMQGASRVGGGSFPERDLETTLVRVVPASERTSLKALRDRLLQGDPPLVGRIEDDAFCLDPRTLAEDELSLTAELLGSVFGDPEQ
- a CDS encoding phosphate/phosphite/phosphonate ABC transporter substrate-binding protein translates to MFQRVLFFVFLLLLCMPGAAHADTIRFGVTAPQGSLQALEAWRPLAQHLAGAAGRHVSLVPLGTQNVEMTAERERVDIALVGALQAVSLVDRCAYVPVASRVAASGDRFGGVIAASSASGIRTAADLRGKKVAALGAESAGAFLFQVNHLMDRGIDPRMDFAEFKRCSGQAECVQLVKSGRYDACFVRTGVLEALEEQGALSMEEFNVVDAREEPGFEYAHSTELYPAWYLVASRNLDASVRERIRQAAFGMSADDPVAASTKTLGFVEPRDIGPVRNALQRVFAAGFADLP